Proteins co-encoded in one Alphaproteobacteria bacterium genomic window:
- a CDS encoding TRAP transporter small permease subunit: MARNPMLTFVRLGERLTGSFGMVAAWLIVPLVLATVFEVFSRYVLNDPTIWAYEIGYMATGTNFMLGMAFTLRERGHIRIDVIYAHLDERTKAVVDLVSYVLLLLPLTFWLTLDLWDYAYDAYVIGEVTGESAWNPLVWPFRLTFFAGFGLLVVQGLMETIKVIYFLCGWELETAGSTGSSTADG; encoded by the coding sequence TTGGCACGGAATCCCATGCTGACCTTCGTGCGGCTTGGCGAGCGTTTGACCGGCAGCTTCGGTATGGTCGCTGCTTGGCTGATCGTGCCGCTGGTGCTGGCTACCGTTTTCGAGGTTTTTTCGCGCTACGTCCTGAACGATCCCACCATCTGGGCCTACGAGATCGGCTACATGGCCACCGGCACCAACTTCATGCTGGGCATGGCCTTCACGCTTCGCGAACGCGGCCACATCCGCATCGACGTGATCTATGCCCACTTAGATGAGCGAACCAAGGCAGTGGTCGATCTGGTGAGCTATGTGCTGTTGCTGTTGCCGCTGACCTTCTGGTTGACCCTCGATCTTTGGGACTATGCCTATGACGCCTATGTGATCGGCGAGGTGACCGGCGAATCGGCCTGGAATCCGCTGGTCTGGCCCTTCCGCTTGACCTTTTTCGCGGGCTTTGGCCTGCTCGTCGTACAGGGCCTGATGGAAACCATCAAGGTGATCTACTTCCTCTGTGGCTGGGAACTGGAAACTGCAGGCAGCACAGGGAGCTCAACGGCGG